In Sphingobacterium sp. PCS056, the following proteins share a genomic window:
- a CDS encoding TolC family protein — protein sequence MNKIYYLLALLLIPMSTAFSQDVLTAQEAVTIAMENNFDILLTKKDVIIAKENATYGNAGILPNLTANFTQNNSSQNSKQTQITGEVRELENAKNNSMNYGVSLGWTIFDGFGMFARYEKLNQLKSRSDLELKSVILTTVGDVLNMYYTIVLEENLLHTIDSSIAISNDRLKTAENRFQIGKASKLEVLNVQVNLNEDQSLRLKKLETIANLKTELNRLMARDLTIDFDVEYQFQFNENLQINALLQEASDQNIDLQLIKLDKRLAELEQKDVRSKRLPVVRLNSGYNFSSSESSLGFVSQSNARGLTYGVTASLNIFDGFNQRRSERVAKQMVEKASIQIERSKELINATILKAYQSYMTNISLTKLEERNEKIAKQNLNITLDKYKIGTISAVEFRDAQENYVNAVSRLKEANYQAKLSEIGLKELVGNLDL from the coding sequence ATGAATAAGATTTATTATTTATTAGCCCTGTTGTTGATCCCAATGAGCACTGCTTTTTCGCAAGATGTACTGACTGCTCAAGAGGCAGTAACTATCGCTATGGAAAATAATTTCGATATATTGCTTACAAAAAAGGATGTAATCATAGCGAAAGAAAATGCGACATATGGAAATGCAGGGATCTTACCCAACCTTACAGCAAATTTTACTCAAAATAATAGTAGCCAAAATTCTAAACAAACACAGATTACAGGTGAAGTTAGAGAATTGGAAAATGCAAAGAACAATAGCATGAATTATGGGGTTAGTCTAGGCTGGACCATTTTTGATGGATTTGGAATGTTTGCGCGATATGAAAAATTAAATCAATTGAAATCAAGGAGTGATCTGGAGTTGAAATCTGTTATTTTAACAACGGTGGGTGATGTGTTAAACATGTATTATACGATCGTTTTAGAAGAGAATTTATTGCATACGATAGATTCTTCTATCGCCATTTCTAACGATCGTTTAAAAACAGCTGAAAACCGTTTTCAAATTGGAAAGGCTTCAAAACTGGAAGTCTTGAATGTTCAGGTAAACTTAAATGAAGATCAATCCTTGAGGTTAAAAAAACTGGAAACAATTGCTAATTTGAAAACGGAGTTAAACCGATTAATGGCAAGGGATTTAACAATAGATTTTGATGTTGAATATCAATTTCAGTTTAATGAAAATTTGCAAATCAATGCCTTATTACAAGAAGCCAGCGATCAAAATATCGATCTTCAATTGATCAAATTGGATAAACGCTTAGCCGAATTGGAACAAAAGGATGTCCGTTCAAAACGACTACCGGTGGTTAGACTCAATTCAGGATATAACTTTTCTTCATCAGAATCGAGTTTAGGGTTTGTTTCTCAATCTAACGCTAGAGGTTTGACTTATGGTGTAACTGCATCTTTGAATATTTTTGATGGATTTAATCAACGAAGGAGTGAACGTGTCGCTAAGCAAATGGTAGAAAAAGCTTCTATACAAATTGAAAGATCGAAAGAGCTTATCAATGCGACTATTTTGAAAGCATATCAAAGTTATATGACCAATATAAGCTTAACGAAATTGGAAGAGCGAAATGAGAAAATCGCTAAACAAAATTTAAATATAACTTTAGATAAATATAAGATAGGTACGATCAGCGCCGTTGAATTTAGAGACGCTCAGGAAAACTATGTCAATGCCGTGAGTAGGCTAAAGGAGGCTAATTACCAAGCAAAGCTTTCTGAGATAGGTCTAAAAGAACTTGTTGGCAACTTAGACTTGTAA
- a CDS encoding SRPBCC domain-containing protein, with amino-acid sequence MKDFKKYYIIPAEPEEIYLALTTDITIRLWTGDLVEINPVVGGEFSMWDGAITGKFIELDPNKKIVQQWYFGEQDSESIVTIKLHDHKKGTSIEINHTNIPEEDYADIVDGWDDPYMSSLLDFYTEDGR; translated from the coding sequence ATGAAAGATTTCAAAAAATATTACATAATACCTGCAGAGCCCGAAGAGATCTACTTAGCTTTGACGACCGACATTACCATACGTCTTTGGACAGGAGACTTAGTAGAAATCAATCCAGTTGTCGGCGGCGAATTTTCGATGTGGGATGGTGCCATTACAGGAAAATTTATCGAATTAGACCCGAATAAGAAAATTGTTCAACAATGGTATTTTGGTGAGCAGGATTCCGAATCTATAGTGACGATCAAGCTACATGACCACAAGAAGGGAACTTCCATTGAAATTAACCATACTAACATACCAGAAGAAGACTATGCTGATATCGTAGATGGCTGGGACGATCCTTATATGAGTTCTCTCCTAGACTTCTATACCGAAGATGGACGCTAA
- the coaBC gene encoding bifunctional phosphopantothenoylcysteine decarboxylase/phosphopantothenate--cysteine ligase CoaBC, whose amino-acid sequence MSLADKNIVIAVCGSIAAYKIAHLTRLLVKEKANVQIIMTKEAAEFITPLTLSTLSNNPVLIDYFDPKTGEWNNHVHIGLKADLILVAPATANTIGKLANGICNSLLTAVYLSAKCPVFIAPAMDLDMWKHPSTQNNIRLLQSYGNTLIHPGNGELASGLIGEGRLAEPEEILHFITKNLSIDLPLIGRQALVTAGPTHEAIDPVRFIGNHSSGKMGYALAKQLSELGAHVTLISGPTALKTPKNVHRILITSAQEMLEAVEQYFIQSDIIVMSAAVADYTPIEVATQKIKKKEDQFSISLKKTTDILATVGKRKTEKQLLIGFALETDHEVENAKSKLIRKNLDLIVLNSMQDKGAGFATDTNKVTVIDRSEHIQEYTLKSKEEVAKDICQLIVHHPILSSN is encoded by the coding sequence ATGAGCTTAGCTGATAAAAATATTGTAATTGCTGTATGCGGCAGTATTGCCGCATACAAAATTGCACATCTGACAAGATTATTAGTCAAAGAAAAAGCAAATGTTCAAATCATAATGACAAAAGAGGCGGCAGAATTTATCACCCCGCTCACATTGTCAACACTTTCAAATAACCCCGTTTTAATCGATTATTTCGACCCTAAAACTGGGGAATGGAATAATCATGTCCATATCGGACTAAAAGCTGACCTTATACTTGTAGCTCCTGCCACAGCTAATACCATTGGAAAATTAGCAAATGGTATCTGCAACAGCTTATTAACGGCAGTCTATTTATCAGCTAAATGTCCTGTTTTTATTGCTCCCGCAATGGACCTAGACATGTGGAAACATCCTTCGACTCAAAATAACATTCGACTACTTCAGTCTTATGGAAACACATTAATTCATCCTGGAAATGGAGAACTAGCGAGCGGGTTAATTGGAGAAGGAAGACTTGCCGAGCCCGAAGAAATACTTCATTTTATTACAAAAAACCTCTCCATTGATTTACCTTTAATCGGCAGACAGGCTTTAGTAACTGCTGGACCAACCCATGAGGCGATCGACCCTGTCAGATTCATCGGAAATCATTCCAGTGGCAAGATGGGATATGCATTAGCAAAACAACTTTCAGAATTGGGAGCACATGTAACCTTAATTAGTGGTCCAACTGCTTTGAAGACACCAAAGAATGTGCATCGCATATTAATTACCTCTGCTCAAGAAATGCTTGAAGCTGTTGAGCAATATTTCATTCAGTCCGATATAATTGTTATGAGCGCAGCAGTTGCTGACTACACTCCCATTGAAGTCGCAACTCAAAAAATTAAAAAGAAAGAAGATCAATTTTCTATATCACTCAAAAAAACAACGGATATTTTAGCAACTGTTGGAAAAAGAAAGACGGAAAAGCAACTTTTAATCGGTTTTGCACTTGAAACTGATCATGAAGTTGAAAATGCAAAAAGCAAATTAATCCGTAAAAATTTAGATCTGATCGTTCTCAATTCCATGCAAGATAAAGGCGCTGGTTTTGCCACAGATACAAATAAAGTAACAGTGATCGATCGCTCTGAACATATTCAGGAATATACCTTAAAATCAAAAGAAGAAGTGGCAAAAGATATTTGTCAACTTATCGTACATCATCCCATTTTAAGTTCAAATTAG
- a CDS encoding DNA-directed RNA polymerase subunit omega, protein MSQKNNSTVATSTVTRDLRQLDIVTDNIYESIVVISKRANQISVDIKEELNGKLAEFATNNDNLEEVFENREQIEISKHYERMPKATLIAIDEFLHDKIYFRNPAKEQE, encoded by the coding sequence ATGAGTCAAAAAAATAACAGCACTGTAGCAACTTCAACTGTAACACGTGATTTAAGACAATTAGACATCGTTACTGACAATATTTATGAGTCAATCGTAGTGATCAGCAAACGTGCTAATCAAATTTCGGTTGACATCAAAGAAGAATTGAATGGCAAACTTGCAGAATTTGCTACTAACAATGATAACTTAGAAGAGGTATTCGAAAACCGTGAGCAAATTGAAATCTCAAAACACTATGAGCGTATGCCAAAAGCTACTCTTATTGCAATTGACGAATTCTTACACGATAAGATTTATTTCAGAAATCCTGCAAAAGAGCAAGAATAA
- a CDS encoding outer membrane protein assembly factor BamD, protein MFLNRRIAALCAGILLLVSFSSCKSKFEKLRASNNIAQKYEEAVKLYENKKYSKALILFEDLRSKFRGQAEAENLYYFTAFANYRLKDYTSARYHFKDFADVYPNSPRAEECRFMSAYCYYLDSPRSSLDQENTRKAIDALQLFVNLYPESDRAKEAGDLIQKLRDKLEFKAFSNAKLLYDMGLNDDYRAAVIALQNVLKEYPDTKYAEEIEYLTLKSQYNFANQSTPFKQADRYAEVIDYYRSLAMAFPNSKYLKEAESIRDNAEKKMKAATAYMATVNKAIAEQEKERKAAREKKDNKDNKDNTQNNESKK, encoded by the coding sequence ATGTTTTTAAATAGGCGTATAGCGGCTTTATGTGCCGGAATTTTGTTATTGGTATCATTCAGTAGCTGTAAGAGTAAATTTGAGAAGTTGCGCGCAAGCAATAACATCGCTCAGAAATACGAAGAGGCAGTCAAATTATACGAAAATAAGAAATATAGCAAAGCTTTAATATTGTTTGAAGATTTGAGAAGTAAATTTAGAGGACAAGCAGAAGCAGAGAATCTCTATTATTTCACAGCTTTTGCAAACTACAGACTGAAAGACTACACATCAGCACGCTATCATTTCAAAGACTTCGCAGATGTTTATCCGAATAGTCCAAGAGCTGAAGAATGCCGTTTTATGTCTGCTTATTGTTATTACCTCGATTCTCCTAGATCTAGTTTAGATCAAGAAAATACAAGAAAAGCAATTGATGCATTACAATTATTTGTCAACTTGTATCCAGAGTCAGATAGAGCAAAAGAAGCTGGTGATTTAATTCAAAAGCTTCGTGATAAATTGGAATTTAAAGCCTTTTCAAATGCTAAGCTTCTCTATGACATGGGATTAAATGATGATTATAGAGCTGCAGTAATCGCATTACAAAATGTATTGAAAGAATATCCAGATACTAAATATGCGGAAGAAATTGAGTACCTTACGCTAAAGTCTCAGTATAATTTTGCCAATCAAAGTACACCTTTTAAACAGGCAGATCGCTATGCTGAAGTGATTGATTATTATCGTTCATTGGCAATGGCATTTCCAAATAGTAAATATTTGAAAGAAGCAGAATCCATTCGCGATAATGCTGAAAAGAAAATGAAAGCTGCTACAGCCTATATGGCAACAGTAAATAAAGCAATCGCAGAGCAAGAGAAAGAAAGAAAAGCCGCGAGAGAAAAAAAAGATAATAAAGATAATAAAGATAATACCCAAAACAATGAGTCAAAAAAATAA
- a CDS encoding NifU family protein produces the protein MTLKERVEQALDTIRPYLETDGGDVSVEEITADNVVRLKLLGACASCSMSIMTFKAGLEQAIKKAVPEITAVEAINITDINDPNATLPTPKAL, from the coding sequence ATGACATTAAAAGAAAGAGTTGAGCAGGCATTGGATACGATTAGACCTTATTTGGAAACTGATGGTGGCGATGTTAGTGTGGAAGAAATCACAGCAGATAATGTTGTTCGTCTAAAATTATTGGGCGCATGTGCTTCATGCTCGATGAGTATTATGACTTTTAAAGCGGGCTTAGAGCAAGCGATTAAGAAAGCTGTTCCTGAAATTACAGCGGTAGAGGCGATCAATATTACCGACATCAATGATCCTAATGCTACCTTACCAACGCCTAAAGCCTTATAA
- a CDS encoding ABC transporter permease has product MNLPYLFAKRYLFSKKSVNAINIISGISIVGVLVSSAALIILLSSFNGMENLILSMSSQFAPEIKIEPRQGKLFDPNHPGIQALKKDTNVINYTEVLQEKVLLQYENRQYIGTIKGIEGNSIDHQAKDSLISNGDYNLMQDSTPYAVIGAGVQANLGVSIHTGLSRIDIYSPRKGIKNSANPADEFNIRSIQPTGIFKNQQDFDNLVVTPISFAQEVLGEFNRISAIEFYVKDKTNLETFKDNLQTQLGDDFIVKNREEQNPTLYKNVRVERWAVFFILTLISIIALFNIVGSLTMLVLDKKEDMTILKNIGADNSMIQKIFFYEGLMISLIGCVTGLVIGYIFCFLQIHYGIIKVEEGANMLIDSYPIALRLSDFIIVFFTITGIAGLIAYFSSKISVSELNKLEATD; this is encoded by the coding sequence ATGAATTTACCTTATCTATTTGCAAAGCGATATTTGTTTTCAAAAAAATCAGTCAATGCAATAAACATTATTTCAGGTATCAGTATCGTAGGAGTTTTAGTAAGTAGTGCAGCTTTAATAATCCTTTTATCATCATTCAATGGCATGGAAAATTTAATATTATCCATGTCTAGCCAATTTGCCCCAGAAATAAAAATAGAACCAAGACAAGGTAAATTATTCGACCCCAATCATCCCGGTATTCAGGCACTAAAAAAAGATACAAACGTAATCAATTATACGGAAGTACTACAAGAAAAGGTATTGCTCCAGTATGAAAATCGACAATATATTGGCACGATAAAAGGTATAGAAGGCAATTCGATCGACCATCAGGCCAAGGATAGCTTGATCAGTAATGGAGATTACAACCTGATGCAAGATAGTACTCCTTATGCTGTAATTGGAGCAGGGGTACAAGCAAACTTAGGTGTTTCAATACACACAGGCCTAAGTCGAATCGACATATATTCACCACGGAAAGGTATCAAAAATAGCGCAAATCCTGCGGACGAATTTAATATAAGATCCATTCAACCAACCGGAATATTTAAAAATCAACAAGATTTTGATAATTTAGTAGTCACGCCGATCTCTTTTGCCCAAGAAGTCTTAGGCGAATTTAATCGTATTTCTGCGATTGAATTTTATGTGAAAGACAAAACAAACTTGGAAACATTCAAAGATAATCTCCAAACACAACTCGGTGATGATTTTATTGTGAAAAATAGAGAGGAACAAAATCCAACTCTTTATAAAAATGTACGAGTAGAACGTTGGGCAGTTTTTTTTATACTCACATTAATTAGCATCATTGCACTATTTAATATTGTAGGATCATTAACCATGCTCGTACTTGACAAAAAAGAAGACATGACTATTTTAAAGAACATAGGTGCAGACAATTCTATGATTCAGAAAATATTTTTTTATGAAGGATTAATGATTTCTTTAATCGGTTGCGTAACCGGATTAGTAATTGGCTATATATTCTGCTTTTTACAGATCCATTATGGCATAATAAAAGTAGAAGAAGGAGCCAATATGTTAATCGACAGCTACCCTATTGCATTGCGTTTAAGCGATTTTATTATTGTATTCTTTACCATTACCGGCATAGCAGGACTGATTGCCTATTTTTCATCTAAAATAAGTGTATCGGAATTAAATAAATTGGAAGCGACAGATTAA
- a CDS encoding MBL fold metallo-hydrolase — MLHIKTFTFNPYQENTYVLYDEHRNCAIIDPGMYGQADEKLLTDFIEQNGLIPKILLNTHCHIDHVLGNRFIFDQYALYPQFHEGELSVLIEVQNYAPQMGFRYEISPIAETFLGEEGIIKIGNDELKLIFAPGHSPAHLCFYHEKQQFLIGGDVLFKNSIGRTDLPGGNHELLLKNIKEKIYTLPNEVTVYPGHGPTTTVGSEKVNNPYIRA, encoded by the coding sequence ATGTTACATATTAAGACTTTCACCTTTAATCCATACCAAGAAAATACCTACGTACTCTATGATGAGCACCGCAATTGTGCCATAATAGACCCGGGAATGTATGGTCAGGCTGATGAAAAACTATTAACAGATTTCATAGAGCAAAATGGTTTAATTCCCAAAATCTTATTAAATACACACTGTCATATTGATCACGTTCTGGGCAATAGATTTATATTTGATCAATACGCTCTATACCCTCAATTTCATGAGGGAGAACTGTCTGTTTTGATTGAAGTGCAAAACTATGCACCCCAAATGGGATTCAGATACGAGATCTCCCCTATCGCAGAAACCTTTCTTGGCGAAGAAGGTATTATAAAAATAGGAAACGATGAGTTAAAATTGATATTTGCACCCGGTCATTCGCCAGCACACCTATGCTTCTATCATGAAAAACAACAATTCCTTATTGGTGGAGATGTATTGTTTAAAAACAGTATAGGGAGAACAGACCTGCCAGGAGGTAATCACGAACTACTCCTTAAAAATATAAAAGAAAAAATTTATACCCTTCCGAATGAGGTCACCGTTTACCCAGGACATGGACCAACCACAACAGTCGGATCGGAAAAAGTGAACAATCCATATATTAGAGCATAA
- a CDS encoding shikimate dehydrogenase family protein, whose product MKKLGLIGFPLGHSFSKKYYLEKFDKEHITDVNYDLYSIADIQEFEKIFKDSDFYGVNVTIPHKINVLPYLQELSPEAQAIQAVNCIQIKHTASGPFLKGFNTDVFGFMESLKPLLDDHHKKALILGNGGAAKAVEYALNALDISYKVVSRSKTETNLTYSELDAHILNEYYIIINCSPVGTFPNIEDAPDIPYDHIGNKHLLYDLVYNPPETTFLKNGKNNGAKIKNGLEMLVLQAEKNWEIWNEL is encoded by the coding sequence ATGAAAAAGTTAGGACTCATCGGTTTCCCTTTAGGACACTCCTTCTCTAAAAAATACTATTTAGAGAAATTTGATAAAGAACATATTACAGACGTTAATTATGATCTCTATAGTATAGCAGATATTCAGGAATTTGAAAAAATATTTAAGGATTCGGATTTCTATGGTGTGAATGTTACCATTCCACATAAAATCAATGTGCTTCCGTATCTTCAAGAGCTATCGCCAGAAGCACAAGCTATTCAAGCAGTAAATTGTATACAAATTAAACATACAGCTTCTGGACCTTTTTTAAAGGGATTCAATACGGATGTGTTTGGCTTTATGGAGTCATTAAAACCCTTATTAGATGACCATCATAAAAAAGCATTAATTCTAGGAAATGGTGGTGCCGCAAAAGCTGTTGAATATGCATTAAATGCCTTGGATATCTCCTACAAAGTTGTCAGTAGATCAAAAACAGAAACAAACCTGACCTATAGCGAACTTGATGCTCACATATTAAATGAATATTATATCATTATCAATTGTTCTCCGGTGGGGACCTTCCCAAATATCGAAGATGCACCGGATATTCCATATGATCATATTGGTAATAAGCATCTGTTATATGATTTAGTGTATAATCCCCCAGAAACAACATTCCTTAAAAATGGCAAAAATAACGGCGCTAAGATCAAAAATGGATTAGAGATGTTAGTACTACAAGCAGAAAAAAATTGGGAAATTTGGAATGAACTGTGA
- a CDS encoding tetratricopeptide repeat protein, with protein sequence MEEEFDFESPEERKTSVDRYEEMIRNEDQYFFDSKAFEGIIDYYIEKNDPIKALQVADYAINQHPFDVTFLLKQAQLYSATQQFEKALNALSKAELLEPSEGDIFFIRGGVYGAKGQFKEAKEQLFQALSLSDNKDEIYFHISVVYQGEADFEKAIYYLKKTLELNMDNQEALYELAYCYDILDRQEESVEFYKKYIDSEPYSYYAWYNLGNAYHKLSKYPEAIDAYDYAILIKENFSSAYFNKGNALVNLDRYQEALEVYKQTFEYEKPSADTYCAIGECLEKLEQMEEARVFYKKAVKMDGDLADAWFGIGVTLDFEERHFESLHFYKKALELDDSNPDYWFAIADARYKLKQIDLAEEAYAKVVELNPLDIDAWLDYSSIFFEQDKVDEAIEIVSEAITNNPEAAELYFRMVAYLFANGKYNDAIVFLELGLATDPEKHYILFDYLPQLQGNHIISEIIKKYSPK encoded by the coding sequence ATGGAAGAGGAATTTGATTTTGAATCTCCTGAGGAAAGAAAAACCTCGGTTGATCGTTATGAAGAAATGATAAGAAATGAAGATCAATACTTCTTTGACTCTAAAGCATTTGAAGGAATTATTGATTATTACATTGAAAAAAATGATCCTATTAAAGCCTTACAGGTTGCAGATTATGCCATTAATCAGCACCCCTTTGATGTGACATTTTTATTAAAACAAGCACAGTTATATTCTGCCACCCAACAATTCGAAAAAGCATTAAACGCACTTTCAAAAGCGGAGTTATTAGAACCATCTGAAGGAGATATATTCTTTATTAGAGGAGGTGTCTATGGTGCCAAAGGACAATTTAAAGAAGCAAAAGAACAATTATTTCAAGCATTGAGTTTGTCCGATAATAAAGATGAGATCTACTTTCACATCAGTGTCGTCTATCAAGGTGAAGCAGATTTCGAAAAAGCGATTTATTATCTTAAAAAAACGCTTGAGCTCAATATGGATAACCAAGAAGCTTTGTATGAACTTGCCTATTGCTATGATATTCTGGACAGACAAGAAGAAAGTGTCGAGTTTTATAAAAAATATATTGATTCGGAACCCTATTCCTATTATGCTTGGTACAATTTAGGCAATGCTTATCACAAATTGTCCAAATACCCGGAAGCGATAGATGCTTATGATTACGCTATTTTAATCAAAGAAAATTTTTCATCTGCATATTTCAACAAAGGAAATGCATTGGTCAATCTTGATCGCTATCAAGAAGCATTGGAAGTCTATAAGCAAACATTTGAATATGAAAAACCAAGTGCTGACACCTATTGTGCTATCGGAGAATGCTTAGAAAAACTGGAGCAAATGGAAGAAGCTCGTGTTTTTTATAAAAAAGCAGTCAAAATGGATGGCGACCTGGCGGATGCCTGGTTTGGCATTGGTGTAACTCTTGATTTTGAAGAACGCCACTTTGAATCGTTACACTTTTATAAGAAAGCACTGGAGTTAGATGATTCAAATCCAGATTACTGGTTTGCAATTGCCGACGCAAGATATAAATTAAAACAAATCGATCTAGCAGAAGAGGCATATGCCAAAGTGGTTGAATTGAACCCCTTAGATATTGACGCCTGGCTGGACTATTCATCTATATTCTTCGAACAAGATAAAGTCGATGAAGCCATTGAAATTGTATCTGAAGCTATCACTAATAATCCAGAGGCTGCAGAACTATATTTCAGAATGGTAGCCTATTTGTTTGCAAACGGTAAATACAATGATGCAATCGTCTTCTTAGAATTGGGTCTTGCAACAGATCCTGAAAAGCATTATATCCTTTTTGATTATCTACCTCAATTACAGGGGAATCATATCATTTCAGAAATCATTAAAAAATATTCTCCTAAGTAA
- a CDS encoding OmpA family protein codes for MNYSTIKKTAVAASLVAALGFADVAQAQTVFGGRSQYRTWSIGVQGGITTPNALVGGSNNFGQKVGYFQNKVGEYYGLTVRKQFSHLFGLELEGNRGKIKTFNKNNAVESTKWLAAGAKSAETEVNWAASLNGVFQLGTIDFLRRENSVNFYAKVGLGVMASNPVQYANNDFTGTSFSNKGKWGEEIFGDRDKVGDRDFKLAAYVPVGVGAKFKLSEVVALNLGYTMNFTDDNMLFGPGRSDVKGKFSNVYGGLEFTLGSRDKQNLTFANPVATMYDELKDPSLRNEVEALKQRVSTLESTVSALNTDSDGDGVSDKFDKEPNSPAGAVVDGSGRQIKFPEPVVNNVTSSNGYVAPIQFEFDSSVLKTQSYATLDKVAKEVRDNNSSVTLDGYASAEGSEAYNLSLSKDRANAVKQYLVNAGVASSKITANGYGEANPVASNATEEGRVQNRRVEIKK; via the coding sequence ATGAACTATTCTACAATTAAAAAAACAGCTGTTGCTGCTTCCTTAGTTGCCGCTTTAGGCTTTGCTGATGTAGCACAAGCTCAAACTGTATTTGGTGGAAGATCACAATACAGAACTTGGTCAATCGGTGTTCAAGGTGGTATCACTACCCCTAATGCTTTGGTCGGTGGATCTAATAACTTCGGTCAAAAAGTTGGTTACTTCCAAAATAAAGTAGGTGAGTACTACGGATTAACAGTTCGTAAACAATTCTCTCACCTATTCGGTTTAGAATTAGAAGGTAACCGTGGCAAAATCAAAACTTTCAACAAAAATAATGCTGTTGAAAGTACTAAATGGCTTGCTGCTGGTGCAAAATCTGCAGAAACTGAAGTAAACTGGGCAGCTAGCTTAAATGGTGTATTCCAATTAGGTACTATCGATTTCTTGAGAAGAGAAAACTCAGTTAATTTCTATGCTAAAGTTGGTTTAGGTGTTATGGCAAGTAACCCTGTTCAATATGCAAACAATGATTTCACAGGTACTTCATTCTCTAACAAAGGTAAATGGGGTGAAGAAATCTTCGGAGATCGTGACAAAGTTGGAGATAGAGATTTTAAATTAGCTGCTTACGTTCCAGTAGGAGTTGGTGCAAAATTCAAATTATCTGAAGTTGTTGCTTTAAACTTAGGTTACACAATGAACTTTACTGATGACAACATGTTATTCGGCCCAGGTCGTTCTGATGTTAAAGGTAAATTCTCTAATGTATACGGTGGTTTAGAATTCACTTTAGGTTCAAGAGACAAACAAAACTTGACTTTTGCTAACCCAGTTGCTACAATGTATGATGAATTGAAAGATCCTTCATTACGTAACGAAGTTGAAGCATTAAAACAACGTGTATCTACATTAGAAAGTACTGTTAGTGCATTAAATACTGATTCTGATGGTGACGGTGTTTCTGATAAATTCGATAAAGAGCCTAACTCTCCTGCAGGTGCAGTAGTTGATGGATCTGGTCGTCAAATCAAATTCCCTGAGCCAGTTGTTAACAATGTAACTTCTTCAAACGGTTATGTTGCTCCAATTCAATTCGAATTTGATAGCTCAGTATTGAAAACTCAATCATATGCTACTTTAGACAAAGTTGCTAAAGAAGTACGTGATAACAATTCATCTGTTACTTTAGATGGTTATGCATCTGCTGAAGGTTCTGAAGCATATAACCTTTCTTTATCTAAAGACCGTGCTAATGCAGTAAAACAATACTTAGTTAACGCTGGTGTTGCTTCTTCTAAAATTACAGCTAACGGTTACGGTGAGGCTAATCCAGTAGCATCTAATGCAACTGAAGAAGGTCGTGTTCAAAACCGTCGTGTTGAGATCAAAAAATAA